The following coding sequences lie in one Pogoniulus pusillus isolate bPogPus1 chromosome 29, bPogPus1.pri, whole genome shotgun sequence genomic window:
- the GID8 gene encoding glucose-induced degradation protein 8 homolog gives MSYAEKPDEITKDEWMEKLNNLHIQRADMNRLIMNYLVTEGFKEAAEKFRMESGIEPSVDLETLDERIKIREMILKGQIQEAIALINSLHPELLDTNRYLYFHLQQQHLIELIRQRETEAALEFAQTQLAEQGEESRECLTEMERTLALLAFDNPEESPFGDLLNMMQRQKVWSEVNQAVLDYENRESTPKLAKLLKLLLWAQNELDQKKVKYPKMTDLSKGTIEEPK, from the exons ATGAGTTATGCAGAAAAACCTGATGAAATCACAAAAGATGAATGGATGGAGAAACTTAATAACTTGCATATCCAGAGAGCAGACATGAATCGTCTTATCATGAACTACCTTGTTACAG AGGGCTTtaaggaagcagcagagaaatttcGAATGGAGTCTGGAATTGAACCCAGCGTCGATTTAGAGACTCTGGATGAAAGAATAAAAATCAGAGAGATGATTTTGAAAGGGCAGATTCAAGAAGCCATTGCATTAATAAACAGCCTTCATCCAGAGTTGCTAGATACAAACAGATACCTTTACTTCCATTTGCAG CAGCAGCATTTGATCGAGCTGATTCGGCAGCGTgagacagaagcagctctggagtTTGCTCAGACCCAATTAGCGGAACAAGGCGAGGAGAGCAGGGAGTGCCTGACAGAAATGGAGCGCACGCTGGCTCTGCTCGCCTTTGATAATCCTGAAGAGTCCCCCTTTGGAGACTTGCTCAACATGATGCAGCGACAGAAG GTGTGGAGTGAGGTTAATCAAGCTGTTCTAGACTATGAAAATCGTGAATCAACACCCAAGCTGGCAAAATTACTGAAACTACTACTGTGGGCTCAGAACGAGCTGGACCAGAAGAAAGTGAAATACCCCAAAATGACAGACCTCAGCAAGGGGACGATTGAAGAACCCAAGTAA